GTGATGGAGTCGGGAAGAAGAAGGTGGGATGGGACcacttatttttatttgtttttttaacctTAGGGTAAAATGAACATTTCATACACACTTAACTTAGATATTTAACTTAAGTTAGTGATAAGGATCATCCGTATTTAAAAATTGCAACTACTAGAACCAACTCTGTAATTATTAAACTCTTAGAACCAAGTCGGTAAAAATGACAAACCACATAAACCAACCAAACATTTAACTCTAAATTATGTATCCCTTCCTACTCTCTGCCCCTATACATAGGTTAATAACTTGATTGTTAAGAGGTTGTTTCGCGAAGCTTCGACCTTAATTCACATCCTACAACAATAATCTACTATATGATATAGTTTTTAAGTAACAtgtatgaataaataaataaaataaaagatggGTCCTAATATTAATACATGGCAAAACTGATGGGTCCTAATATTAATACATGACaaaacttatttacacatggtgtatacgggtcgtatacagttatacggcccgtatataataaaataaaactaacaaagtcgattggtaaaagacataggatggtttctaatacaggctcttttagagaagcgtcgggattcaagggtttatgagtaaaGGATGGTAGTTTAttgacagtatggtttctcgataaatgaagtattatctgtccttgctgcctcttcggttggtaaaagacataggatggtttctaatacaggctctttgtcagttgtggttgatttataggaggaggttatgaaacgaatatatgtttatgcgaattcacaacatccttgctttattctctttaatctattagaacgatccttgttttgtcacgtagatgcgtttaattcccaacatccttATTGTATCAGACTATCTCACCTCTTTTTCTCTCTCTGACAACCTAGACCCAAACCACCGCAATCAACCACGTTCTGCGAAAAAaacatcatctgttcatcattgttcttgaagatgaagatgaagatgaagaaacgagggtttattctcattaatctattagaacgatccttgacttgaatttgtggatttcggttgggtcagaaaaacttaacaagagaatcaactaaaaaaatacaactgattactcggtcgaataaccggtccgttaaagttgagcttcctgatgcaactttcacagtggtaccaatgtcctactactacaGTCCTTCTAACGCCTGATTCCGATACAACCCTCGATGTTGAAACCGGTTTTACCTCATGAAAAggaaagagttaacattctgattcagattcaggaagcagatgtttatgagtgaaagagttaacattctgattcagattcaagaagcagatgtttattagtgtttgagaaactaacaaggtaaacctgaattttcaaaattttagatACTTACTTGAACCGTTAGTAATGCTAGACGTCATTTTGGCTGAACCACAACCTATTACAGCACTGTATGAACCTGTGTTTtgaaaataggctttgttcttcgtttattggatcgttctaatagattaaagaggtTTTTACCGTTTTTTACCAtgcgtatacgggtcgtataccgTTTATACGGTCGTATACGAttggtaaaaaatatttttaccgatcgtatactatgtatacgatgattgtatacgggtcgtatattgttatacggcccgtatactatgggtaaaaaaatggtaaaagttggtttattctctttaatctattagaacgatccttgtcttgagaacctgattctgatttaaacaatggaatttgtggatcgACAGAAATAACTGAATTGTGTCCGTCGCATGGAcccagactcatactactagcagaacccgacacgtcttctgtgatgattcgaaatgttcacgaaccacaatggactcagactcatactactagcagaagaacccgacacgtcttttGTGATGATTACAACGAtcccactcacaagttgttgatacatatcgtccggtgattgttgatacatggaaaaacaaggaccattcacctctttcaacctaccaaaacaccaaaatccgtaccggtgattgtttatccatactattcttcatagccatattcccactcacaagttgttgatactgagcttcctgatacatatcgttcgtaagaaacttttcgtgcactgaaccttcagttgtgtactcttcaatcttcttgagtatttttctaactttatgcttgcatccaccacagtgaatattaactttgagTGAAAGAGTTTGGAAACCGGACGGTAAAAACGAAgtaactgttggaatttgtggatttcggttggttcagaaacttaacaagagaagcaactaaaaaaatacaattgatttctcttcatgttacggagaatgttctagaaattgaaggaaaaggaaaagatttgttgaaatcaaattcaacagagataacttaatacaaccggtcaaatcacacactatataaagattacagaggtttttaccatatgtatacgggccgtatacggtttatacggccgtatactctcggtaaattttttttttaccgatcgtatacaatgtatacgaacgatgtatacgggtcgtatattgttatacggcccgtatactatgggtaaaaaatggtaaaaattggtttattctctttaatctattagaacggtccttgttttgagaacctgattctgatttaaacaatggaatttgtggatcaacagaaataactgaaaataactcgccattctcttacACCTGTGTCCGTCACatgatagaagacgtgtcgggttctgctagaagactatcaggattttgttggtttgtttccaggtagggtttagaatttgaagtattcttggttcaatataaactcttctgaaagacaagaatacaacgttcatgtatcacaaggaatgaccgatctaaggcagagaacctgaaAGACAAGACACAAACTCCTTTAATGTGAGATTCTTCAAGTTTGCACATTTTGAGAAAATACCAATGTGTTTGTCAGCTTCGTCAACACACAAAGTGACAGaatgatgtggaaaaagtagcaatcacctccaatcatttccAGATGTCGATTGTTGAAAGTttgaactgattatttgttatcaGGTGAGTTCcaagcattttatcgtgtgttgtaattttaatgaagcaatgaagattgaatatgcactagggttttttctcttccggttacctGGCCTATCATTTCCGTCTACGTTTAGTTTCCTCAACGAATAACCATCAGCCATTATCTGCCCTTTTTCCTTTGGTTTCTGGTTGATTTTGAGGGTGAGGGTTTTGCATTGATTCCTGCGCTCaaatcatctgcttcctgaatctgaatctgaaagttaactagacccctcaagttgccattcgtaacaactaagcgtctggagaagagtatgttgatatagaagagttgaacccgacacgtcttctgtgatgattcgaaacattccgaataactagcagaacccgatccacttacattcgaataatgctgagaatccacaacgcttatggccagattctttccttcaatcttggcaaaatcaatgtctgcttgttttattatcacgaaagtactgaacaaccgagataggcacaataacaacaacagctttccatgatttggagactgatcggaatcgaatcagtgattttattttactggaagccgtttgattatttcttgttttattatcacgaaagtactgaacaaccgatataggcacaataacaacaacagCTTTCCATGATTTGGAGACTGATCGGAATCGAATCAGTGATTTTACTGGAAGCCGTTTGATTATTTCCTCTTGGATCTCGAAAGGCACGTTGTCTGACCTCTTGATTTTGATTACCAACTCACCATATCAATTTCtaggtagttaacaacgctaattagaaaaaaacgTGATTCatatacacaacggtctctttgcttcgtccactagaactatttgtgtatgcattcttttggtagttaacaacgctaattagaaaaaaatctgtaaaattaatcatatcgattgctataacaggatggatgcgacacacacagatagataagctgtcacagttgtcaagactgtttatcgggtttccaatgctcacacagggtgataaacaacgctgatacgaacacatgtgtttcgaaataggctttgttcttggtttaatgaagttacacgtaacatctacttatattcagatttaaacaatgcccgcctcaactgagataacggacatccatcaagctcaaaaagaaaacttgtgtttcccatagtcacaaaagattgcggtttgtatttcgcatagccaccgtttccgtagtaaaaaacggttgggtttgcacattcaatcttcaatacttcattaaaataccactagtagaagaacccgacacgtcttcatgttacggagaatgttctagaaattgaaggaaaaggaaaagatttgttgaaatcgaatttgacaactatgacagcttattaaaagtaacaatcacctccaatcatttcctggtcaaatcacacactataaagttttatcgtgtgttgtagtttggaaagatgaccgaatagagatctgaataacaaactgtggagaacttgtttgtgtcgggttcttctgctagttacttgatcaacggactgatcggtaacgttactctacttgtgcttcgatttaagcggcgtgttccgatcaacgttgtttaaaggtgatgaagagtttagaaaccctagaatgatggtgTTTCTACGGAAAAAAACGTAATAATTGAAAAACATCCatctatacggcccgtatacagttatacggccggtatacatttggtaaacatcaaaaacctcagaaataaatccattgagccgTATAGTTTTTATAAATCGTATACACTTGTATACAGCccgtataactatatacgggccgtatatagtaaaatcaaaaaaaacattctctacgcattttcctattcaaaaacattctatacgTGCCGTATATtttatatacggcccgtatacactagggatgtgaaaataagatatagggAGTGTGGGAATAAGGGGGGCCGATATCTGTGAACACTTTATGaattttacaaaataataagACACAGTCAAGATACAACAAACAAGGGGCGATCAACCTTTTAAACCACCATACCGTCTATTACAAGAAATAACGATTATCACAGTTCTTTGTATAATCGTTAATCAACCAAAATCACTCTTTCTTGCAAAATGTATGCcattttgacactttcacaagaACAATGGTTAGTTCAAAAGGTAAATCCCCCTCTATATAAAAGAGCTAGATTTCCTTTTCATCACTTTTCTCTAATTTAATTTACACCAACATTGATTGCTAATCCACAAATTATAATCAAGCTTTGCACATGCAAGGTGTTAACGGGTTCTCCCATATGTCGTAGTTTGGAAACGTTGCTTCTGGAAGTCCGGTGCGCGTTTGGTGGGTGATGACAACGTCTTCAACGAATGTAGCCCAACCCATGTATGGGTCTCCTAAAGATTTCGAAAGCAGGCCTTTATCGGGCTTTATGGATTTTTGGTGGTGGCCCATGTACCTTCTTGCACCGATTATTAGTTTTGCAAAGTTGCCTCCATGAGTCATTACAAAAACATCTGATTTCAAGCATACCAAGAAATCCAATGCAGCCAAGCTTGTGACGTGCTTTCTGAAGCTGTCTAATTCGTCTTTTGTTGTTAGCTCTTCCTTCGTTACCTGTGACAAACCGTCCAAAACAATCAGATTTATTGAAAAATTAGGTTAGTGTCGATTTGGCCTCAGTATTATCTCAAACCAGATAAATGAGTCTACTCAATAAATTTATTTAGTTAAGAGAGGAATTGAGTTGAATGGGTCAGACAAGTTGCAAGTCATCcacaatatttattatttaatgcAGGTCTATGCTCTTAATCTTATTATGTAATATATAATAAGCAACAAATTGCATACTTCAGTAAGAAATGATAAGTATCTTGCCTTAAATGGTTAAAAAGATGCCTCAACTATAACAGTGTGAATACATTGCATTTCCTTGACGTTTGCCCTTTTATAAtcatagagtaaaatgccaaaaatgGTCCTTGAGTTTAGGCTACTTttgccacttcagtccaaaagTGAAACCTTTTCTAGCTGGGTCCCtaaggtttcatttttgttgccattttcatccgattAGCAAACTGggttagaattttctgttaacttCTCCCCTTTTTGTCGTTTTCCTCATTTAAATGAAGGGTATAATTTCATTGTAtgccataatatattttaattaaacgaggaaaacgacaaaaaaggggagaagttaacagaaaattctaacTCAGTTTGTcaattggatgaaaatggcaataaATTGTAACCTCAGGGACTCGAATACAAAAAGTTTCATCTTTGGACTGAAGTGACAATTGTGCTCTAAACTCAGAgaccattttggcattttactcataATCATAacaagagtaaaatgtcattttcgtccctgaggtttgcgactttcgtccaaaggtttattTTTCCACATCCggatccaaaaagtttgaaatcttgccattttcatccggcttgttaacaacatccattttctccgttaagtcagggataCTTTCGTCTTTTTACCTACTTGTCTTATTTAGCAAGggtattttgaatacttgtacattatgctaaatgctagTACATATAGTAAAACAGACCGAAttaccctttaagttaacaaaaaaggtGGAAATACacttgacttaacggagaaaaatggatggagttaacgagctgcaTGAAAATGGCAAGctttcaaaccttttgaatccaaatgcagaaaaacaaacctttggatgaaagttgcaaaactggccaaacctcagggacgaaaatggcattttactctcaTAACAAAAATATTTATAGTTTATAAATAGATCTTAAAAAATTGACGTGTGGTTAGAAGAGGTACTTACAAGATTAGGGAACATGTTCCTAAGCGGTGCCATTCGGTTCTGTCCACCATAAACCTGACCAGAAGCAACATATATTTGAGTCTCTTTTGGATAGCCCATTGCCCGGAGCATCACCGCCACTTCACCGGGCTCAAGAGGGCACCGTCCTTCTTTCCTTTTTTGTAGGGCCAGAGGCCATAAATGTGAACCATCCTGCATTACAAGACCGAATAACCTTTTGTAAATCCAATACCCTCtaaaaaagcttctaattacagTATCATAACATCATAGCAATAAGCAGATAAACCATTTTGAGCAGTAGCTCTAGTTAAAATTGCCGATTTCAAACCGTTTATTTGAAACTGGTCGATTTGGGTTGTAGTTTAAATCCAACAGGTCAAGCgggtaaaattttaaattttagcTACGACTGAAATGGGTCAGTATGTTCACGCAAAGCGCAGTTAAATGTTTAAAACTAGAGGTGAAGAATGTATGGGTTGTGCCGGGTAACGGGTCAAGATGGGATaaaatcaaacaaacaagtttgAAATGGATCAAATGGGCCTGGTCGTGTTGACTTGTTAATAACCTCTTTCTTCCGACTTCTATAAACAACTAATATAATAACATAATGattaaaatgtcattttcgtccctgaggtttggccacttttgctactttcatccaaaggtttgtttttccgcatctggatccaaaaggtttgaaatcttgccattttcatctggcccGTTAACTCCATACATTTTTCTTCATTAAGTCAGgtgtatttctgtcttttttgttaacttaaaataGCAATTCGGTCTTTTCAGAAGTATTTGGTCTTTTTAAATAAAGtgaaaagaccgaattgccctttaagttggcaaaaaagacggaaatacccctgacttaacgaagaaaattggatggagttaacaagcctgatgaaaatggcaaaatttcaaacctttttgatccagatgcgaaaaaacaaacctttggatgaaatcgcaaaactggccaaacctcagggacaaaaatggcattttactcttaacaTAATTATAGAAGttcttttattataataaataaaagataGGCTTGATTTATCAACAAAAACAAAGTTAAATTTCATCATTTCATTAATAAGTTTTGTGTATCAACATTGTTAACTGTAAAGAAAAACTAATAATTAATAAACAGAAATTATAATCCTGGTCACTACAAGTGGAATCTTACATAAATAGAGAccgatatttaaaaaaaatatatatatgttctAATCCCAGATATATAGAATGACATCTAAGTATCTAACCTTGAAACGCCTAGGCCATTCTTTTAACCTGTATAATCCCATCAAAGCTTTCTCTGCTCTTGTCCCCACAAAGTCACAAAACGAAAGTCCTACCATCCCTTTTTCAAATCTAAGATGAAGAGCCCTGTTCAAAAAGATATTGTTGCAACTCTTTAAGCAGTTGTTCGTAACAAATTTAATGGAGTGGTGTGTGTAATATGATATTCAATAATTAGAAACAGATAAGCAGCTGTAATAAACCAAGTTAGAAAATAGTGTTTGGATATGCTTTTACTATTTGAAGTTGTTATAATCAGATAATAAGAAGTTTGACTTACATAAAAGGATTTGGGCTGCCGGTTCGATTCCTCATCCTTGCTACAAGTTGATCAGCCATTTCATCAATCTCGGGAAGAAACTTGAGAGCATGATAGTTAACCCTGCACCTTAATCTGTTGATTTCTTGAGGGGCGTTATCATAGCTGGAGATGAACAAACACATAAAGTTATGAATTAATAATGAAGCATATTTCAATTCATTAGAATACAATAGCCACAAGTCCACAACATACCCAAGTCGATCAACAAAAGGTTTTAATGACATTATCTTCTTCTCTTTAATCCGTGGCAAGACATTGTCAATGTAGAATTGTGCTGGTGCGTATTTGGGGATGTTTTTCACCGTCCGTCTATCATGCGTTAACACGAAATTTAGATTCCCATAACTAATTAGTGCATCAAACATAATTTACAGAAACTACATTATTTCTGTAATAACTGAAATTTTTAATAAAGGATTCAGGAGGGCTGGTGCCTTATAAATACACTTTGGGCGACTCTCGGCCCATTTGACATGTTTCCTTTTAAGCTAAGTTTAATGATTTTACCAGTTTGACCAATCAGATTGTGCATATTGCATAACCATTTCAACTTCATCAGCTTGAAAGAAACATAGAATATAGGTTCCTTCGTGAAATTCTGTCCATGCACTAGTGCATGTGTAAAGAGAGAATGAGAGAGAACCTTATGCTTGTGAAAAGCTCCGACTTGTCAGTAAACCATGATGGAATATCACGAACAATTCGCACATCGTCCTTCAAGTAGTCAATGAAATGGTCCACATCAAATATGTCCTCAAATTTTCTGGAAAAATAAATGTTAACCGCATATAAAAATATAGAACACGCCTAAGTCTAATGAGTATATAAAAGACAAAAGGGCCAACGTTGATGATGTTTGCTTGGTCCAACTTTCATTGACACACAAAGTATAAAGTTTTCTGGTAAAGACAACTCACGTTTGGTCCTTCCAGATCTGGTCTTGCTTTAACACAGGCAAAATAAGAgtggcattcatgattttggcaaCAGCAACGGCATTGCATATCTACAGGCAAAAGACATTAATAAAAAGCTTAGTATTTTACATGATTTTGGCCAGATCAATACAAAGAAGAAGATTTGTGCAGAGACATATGATTACATTTTCACGAATTACAATGATACGAACATGATGTATAGAATAGAACATACCGCAATTCTTTGCTGATTTAGCCCACCCTCAGCATGAATAAAAATATATCCATTTGTTTCATTTGCCTCAGGAAGATCTGCAGAGAAGCAAGAATCATATATGACTTAACAAAAAGGACAAACTGTAGCAAAACTGGAAGTCAGGTGTAGGAACTTATAGCTTTTTTTTCAATCTCAATAGTTGCATGCAAGGATTCAAAGGAAAATTAGATACAAATAGCAGACATTTCAACAGTCTAGTTTCAGACGAGCAGAGATAAAGTTTTATGAGATGAAATGTTGCTACTTGACCTACTGGCTTGACGAGAAGAATGAAACTAAGCTAATCTGATATCTATGTAAATAAAATTTGTGAAGTTCCCACATATTCAACAAAAAAGGTACAATTTTTCTTAGGGGATAACAAAATGCACAGAAAAGGTATATTTAGTATTTACCAACAGGTGTTAACTTGTTATGTTAGTCACTGTTTTTGTAACTTTGTAAGTCAATAATCATTTTCTGGCAATCTGCATGCCAATCAATACTTTGTGTAATTTGTACCTTCTCTACCTTAATTATCATTTCTCTTATATACCAACTTCAGATCGATACCTTAATATATATCAACCTCAGTTTATCATGAAAAAAGGGCCTACAGAGAAATACAAAAATATGCTGGGTTTTACCTGAAATTGCACCAATGCGTTTTTCAGCACATGGCTTCCAAGAAGTGGTGGCCGCTAATGGATTCTCCCACAACGAAGGGGGTTCCTTGACCTACCAGTaacaaaaaccaaacacaacTTTAGAGTTCTAATATGATCATGATCACATATGTATAACAACCAAGGTAATCCAGTATAGCTTACACGAGGGCAATGAAGTGTAATGCCTTCTTTCGTGCACATGTATGGGGCATTCTACAAAAGAATATAATAAAGTTCAGCAACATTAGTTCGAGTTTACAAACCAGCTATTTACTATACTAAAGAGTAACTAAACCAGAAGAAAAAAATAGTTACACTAGCTAAAAGTCACAAGCATTGTAAATTAAGCCAAGAGTTTGGGGAAGTTTTCTGATTCTCCTTAACTACAAACAATGTTACAAGTAACAATAGTATGTATATACACAAAAGAAACCAAGCATACGTAACTTGCTCAACTA
The Helianthus annuus cultivar XRQ/B chromosome 6, HanXRQr2.0-SUNRISE, whole genome shotgun sequence genome window above contains:
- the LOC110889692 gene encoding protein PECTIC ARABINOGALACTAN SYNTHESIS-RELATED, whose amino-acid sequence is MAELRHSTSIGGRATPSPRKRDDVTSPLSSDNHPLRDDDDDGDRDRHHRDRFRSLFSNHFQLLDDSARVYSNNFKILLFFITVLAFAGMFTVYSVISHLNAPYMCTKEGITLHCPRVKEPPSLWENPLAATTSWKPCAEKRIGAISDLPEANETNGYIFIHAEGGLNQQRIAICNAVAVAKIMNATLILPVLKQDQIWKDQTKFEDIFDVDHFIDYLKDDVRIVRDIPSWFTDKSELFTSIRRTVKNIPKYAPAQFYIDNVLPRIKEKKIMSLKPFVDRLGYDNAPQEINRLRCRVNYHALKFLPEIDEMADQLVARMRNRTGSPNPFMALHLRFEKGMVGLSFCDFVGTRAEKALMGLYRLKEWPRRFKDGSHLWPLALQKRKEGRCPLEPGEVAVMLRAMGYPKETQIYVASGQVYGGQNRMAPLRNMFPNLVTKEELTTKDELDSFRKHVTSLAALDFLVCLKSDVFVMTHGGNFAKLIIGARRYMGHHQKSIKPDKGLLSKSLGDPYMGWATFVEDVVITHQTRTGLPEATFPNYDIWENPLTPCMCKA